In Fusobacterium sp. SYSU M8D902, one DNA window encodes the following:
- a CDS encoding HAD-IB family hydrolase has translation MIAAFFDIDGTIFRNSLLTEHFKKLIKYDLLDFREYDRRVKEAFKLWDERVGNYDSYLEDLTGTYVDAIKGLPIKYNDFVADKVVELKGNKVYTYTREMIKWHKSQGHLVIFISGSPDFLVSRMAKKWNADDFCGSTYHTCENGTFTGEISPMWDSKNKLKSIHMFCEKYNIDLDKSFAYGDTHGDITMLELVGHPKAINPSLELLTNIKNTPSLKDKTEIIIERKDVIYSVNSDVKVLNNNL, from the coding sequence ATGATTGCAGCTTTTTTTGATATTGATGGAACTATTTTTAGAAACTCTCTTTTAACTGAACATTTTAAAAAATTGATTAAATATGATTTGTTAGATTTTAGAGAATATGATAGAAGAGTTAAAGAGGCGTTTAAACTTTGGGATGAGAGGGTTGGAAACTACGATAGTTATCTTGAAGATCTTACAGGTACATATGTTGATGCTATAAAAGGTCTTCCAATAAAATATAACGATTTTGTAGCTGATAAAGTGGTAGAATTGAAAGGAAACAAGGTATATACCTATACTAGAGAGATGATCAAGTGGCACAAATCACAGGGACACCTTGTAATCTTCATCTCTGGTAGTCCTGATTTTTTAGTGTCTAGAATGGCTAAAAAATGGAATGCAGATGATTTTTGTGGTTCTACTTATCACACTTGTGAAAATGGAACTTTTACTGGAGAGATCTCTCCAATGTGGGATTCAAAAAATAAATTAAAGTCTATCCATATGTTTTGTGAAAAATATAATATCGACTTAGATAAAAGTTTTGCCTATGGAGATACCCATGGAGATATAACTATGTTGGAACTAGTTGGTCATCCTAAGGCTATCAATCCTAGTTTAGAGTTATTAACTAATATCAAAAACACACCTAGTTTAAAGGATAAAACAGAGATCATAATTGAAAGAAAAGATGTCATATACTCTGTTAATTCTGATGTTAAAGTTTTAAATAACAACTTATAA